In Streptomyces venezuelae, the sequence GGTGACGTCTACAGCGTGAAGGCGGGCGCGGTCGAGACCGGCGGTTCCATCGCCGTGCTGGAGGCGTCCGTACCGCCCGGCGGGGGCCCTCCGCCGCACCACCACGCCGACGAGGACGAGGCCTTCTACGTCCTGGACGGCCGGCTGACCATCCGGGTCGGCGAGAACACGTACGAGGCGGCCACCGGCGACTTCGTGTTCGTGCCGCGCGGTACGGCGCACCAGTTCCACAACCACTCCCTGCACGCGGCGAAGCTGCTGCTGATCTTCACGCCGGGCGGGGTGGAGAACTTCTTCCTGGAGGCCGGTACGGAGCCCGTTCCGGGTGTGCCGGTGCCGGTGGAGGATCCGCCGGGCGTGGCCGAGGTGGGGGCGCGGTACGGGGTGGTTCCGGCCACGTTCGACTGACTCCGGCCTGCCGTACCGTCTTTCTGAAACGACCGGTTGGAAATGGGGTAGCCTCGTGCCCATGGCCAGGCCCAAGGAGTTCGACCCGCAGACCGCCCTGGTGGCGGCCATGGAGCTCTTCCGCCGCCAGGGGTACGAGGCCACCTCGATCCAGGACCTGGTGGACGCGCTGGGCATCAACCGCTCCAGCATGTACGCCGCCTACGGTTCCAAGCACGATCTCTACCTCAAGGCACTGGACCTGTACTGCGCCGTCGAGGCGGACCGGGCGCAGGAGCGTCTCGCCGAGTCCGACGAGGGTCCCGCCCTGCCGGTCCTGCGCGCCTTCCTCCTCTCCTACGTCGAGTCGGCGCTGGCCGATCCGCTGCGCGGCGGGTGCATGGTCACCCACGGCGTGCTGGAGCGGCTGCCGGAGGACGCGAAGGCCGCCGAACGGCTCGGCGGGGCGCTGGGTTCGCTGGAGGAGGCCTTCGCCTACCTCCTGCTGAAGGCCCAAGCGGCCGGGGAGCTCGCGCCCGGCACCGACGTGCGCACCACCGCCCGCCTCCTCGTCACCCTCACCCAGGGGCTGCGCGTCATGGAGCGGGCGGCGGACCGTGACTATCTGACCCAGGTCGTCGACCAGGCCCTCAAGGGCCTTTCCCCTACCGGCTGACACCCGTCCGGCGTCGGGTTCCGCCGGCCGGCCGGCCTCCGGCCACCCTGCTCCGCCTTCCCTGGGTCACACCTGCCCACATTCTGGAACGATCGTTCAGTTATAGAAAGGTTGTGACGGCCGTGCCCAAGGCCGTGTACGTCCTCGCCCTCGGCATCTTCGCCATGGTCACCAGCGAATTCGTGGTGGCCGGCCTGATGCCCCAGATCTCCGAAGGACTCGGGGCCACCATCCCCCAAGTCGGCTACCTGATCACCGCGTTCGCCGTCGCCATGGCCCTCGGCGGGCCGTTCCTGGCCACGGCGGTGCTGCGGCTCCCGCACAAGAGCGCCCTGATGGTGCTCTTCGCGGTCTTCCTCGGCGGCAACGTCCTGGCCGCCCTGTCCACCGACTACGTGACGATGGCCGTCGGGCGCGTCATCACGGGCGTCGCCTCCTCCGCCTTCTTCGGCGTCTCGCTCTCGGTCGTCGCGGAGATCACGAAGCCGGAGATGCGCGGCAAGGCGATCGGCGCCGCCATGAACGGGCTGATGCTCGGCACCCTGCTCGGCCTGCCCATCTCCACCTTCGTCGGCGGCCAGTTCGGCTGGCGGGCCGCGTTCTGGGCGATCTCGGGGCTGACCGTGCTCGCGGCCGTCGCGACGATCGTCGGCGTCCCCTCCGTGACCGGCGCCGAGGGCGGGGGCGGACCCTCCGTCAGGGAGGAGATGCGCGCCTTCAGGAACCCGCGGCTGTGGCTGGTGTTCTCCACCTCCACGCTGATCATCGGCGCCACCTTCTCCGCCTTCAGCTACTTCACGCCGATCCTCACCGAGCTCACCGGCTTCAGCGAGGGTTCGGTGCCGTGGCTGCTGGTCGCCTACGGAGCCGCGACCGTCGTCGGCAACAACATCGTGGGCCGCTTCGCCGACAAGCACACCATCGTGACCCAGC encodes:
- a CDS encoding cupin domain-containing protein; amino-acid sequence: MSLFEATQQAEVPTEVRRVLHVPAGGGKATWLSGDVYSVKAGAVETGGSIAVLEASVPPGGGPPPHHHADEDEAFYVLDGRLTIRVGENTYEAATGDFVFVPRGTAHQFHNHSLHAAKLLLIFTPGGVENFFLEAGTEPVPGVPVPVEDPPGVAEVGARYGVVPATFD
- a CDS encoding TetR/AcrR family transcriptional regulator, whose translation is MARPKEFDPQTALVAAMELFRRQGYEATSIQDLVDALGINRSSMYAAYGSKHDLYLKALDLYCAVEADRAQERLAESDEGPALPVLRAFLLSYVESALADPLRGGCMVTHGVLERLPEDAKAAERLGGALGSLEEAFAYLLLKAQAAGELAPGTDVRTTARLLVTLTQGLRVMERAADRDYLTQVVDQALKGLSPTG
- a CDS encoding MFS transporter, with the protein product MPKAVYVLALGIFAMVTSEFVVAGLMPQISEGLGATIPQVGYLITAFAVAMALGGPFLATAVLRLPHKSALMVLFAVFLGGNVLAALSTDYVTMAVGRVITGVASSAFFGVSLSVVAEITKPEMRGKAIGAAMNGLMLGTLLGLPISTFVGGQFGWRAAFWAISGLTVLAAVATIVGVPSVTGAEGGGGPSVREEMRAFRNPRLWLVFSTSTLIIGATFSAFSYFTPILTELTGFSEGSVPWLLVAYGAATVVGNNIVGRFADKHTIVTQLVGLGLNMVFLAGFAVFAEVTAPALVFMMGIGLVGVTMNPCMITRVQRTANARPLVNTVHSSFITLGIVIGSWLGGVGINAYGLRAPLVLGVIMAFLGLFTLLPDLRAKKDGSGGTTAAAPDRQPATA